CCCTGCGACTCCGACCACCTCGGCCGCAGGCACCATGTCGCTGCTGTCGGGGCCGGAGTCGCCGCCCTCCTGGTTACCAGCTCCGGCCGCCTCGGCCTGTGCTCCCTCCTGGCTTACCGGGGCCTCCTGGTCCCCTTGGGTCGGGTGTCGGTCCCCTGTGGCAGACATGACACCAGCAGCGCCTCAACTGGGGTGGCGAGCGGGCTGAGGCGACCACGGTGAAGACGGTGACCACTGAGGTGGCTACGGCTGAGGGGAGGCGAGGAGCTGGCTGCTGAGGTAATAAGAGGAGTCTCTCTCCTTATTGAGGGAATAAGAGTCTGTCTCAGACGACACCCTAAGATGGGAAGGGCAGGGAGCGAATCCTAGAAACCTCCCACCAAGGCTGGCCTGAGAGGACTTAGACAAGGTGGGAAAGATTCTGGTTGGCAGGCGAAAGGGGGCGGGACCGGAAGGGTCAACGAGGGGCTCTCAGCGAGCCCTAAGCTCATTTGCTGAAAACTTCAGATTGACATGTTCTATGTCCAATGAATGATCAAGGCCCTTAAGCTCTGGAATTGAGAATCCAGAATCcagagctttttcttttcttttcacagtctttctctgttacccaggctggagtgcagtggcaagatcttggctcactgcaattcctgcctcttgggttccagtgattctcctgcctcagcctcctgagtagctgggactacaggtgcatgccaccatgtctcgctaggttttgtatttttagtagagacagagtttcaccatgttggccaggatggtctcgatctcctgaccttgtgatccacctgcctcgacctcccaaagtgctgggattacaggcttgagacaccgTGGCAGGCCGAGCTCTACCTTTTCTATGAGGCCTTAGTGTCCAAGGCTACCCCTTTAGGTCCACACAAGTCCTGCccttttaattttatgattattagCAACACTCTAGTAGTCCCATGTGGAGGCACGCTGGAGCGTGGGAACTGCAAGGTGGTCACAGAGTTCACTTATTTCCACCTAgcaatggctcatgccagtaGAGATAGTgtcataaaaatgttatatagtTCATAGCTAAGCAGTTGTGTAAACCTCCCAAGAAGAGACGTAAGAACTTCAGTGATTTAACGTAGTTAAAGCTACTTAGAAAAGAATGTGCAGAGTTGAAGTGGATGCAGTCATCACTGAGTGTTGAGGTGGTAAATGACAGACACTGGAAGGTGTTTAATGAATCCTGCCAAATTCACTTCAAACCTCcaaataatggggaaaaaaaagagatacttttttaaaaggacCAGGTCATCTCATAAGAGCTAAGCATCAAAAACACCAAAAGtgcctgggggtggtggctcacgcctgtaatccagcactttgggaggccgcactttgggaggccgaggcaggcagatcacctgaggtcagtagttcgagaccaggatgaccaatatggtaaaaccctgtctctactaaaaatacaaaaacttagctggacatggtggtgcgcgcctgtagtcccagctactcggaagggtgaggcaggaaatttgctggaacctgggaggtggaggttgcagtgagccaagatggcaccactgcactccagcctgggtgacagagtgagactcagtctcaaaaaaaaaaaaattagtaatatatGCAATATTATTTTCACACTTACAGCACATATTAAATCAGACTAGCCATATTACAAGTGCTCAGTAGTCACAACACACAGCTCTAAAGATGagccccatctctctcttttcaaaaattgttttaaacttgTCATTTTACTTGATTTTTGGCTGCAGTGAAAGAATTTCAAACAGTCTTACCAAATGGCGGAAAGTAATCTCTTTCAATGAAGGTATGGTGGGCCAAAACAAAGACGTAAAGGAGAGATTTGAGTTAAGATTACTTATTGAAAAATCTTCCCACGTttcagtttattcatttaaaacaaacttttatttttaacttgaacACTGTCACATACATCCATGAAAGTTAGATGTCACTGGGTATCACTTTTGATGTAACGAACTTTGTAATGATATGTGTTACAATTCCCACAGGCATctggagaaaaagataaaaacaatgaacaacagagtcttctttcttttcctcccaacTGTGGGATGAAATGAGAGATGATAAACAATAGTACAACATTAACCAGCACCAGTGACTTtctaaatagaagaaaatggcCAGCTCTGTGGATATCTGCAACATTTGTGTGCTATATCTTAAACAAGTAGAGAAGCCCATCTTTTCCTTGAGTAACTCACGAGCTTGGATATCAGGGTGCTTGTGgaactgaaggtttcagtcaaaTGATCACACCAACCTTGTCTGCCTAGCACTAGAAAAgcttgttgcttttgtttttacaggAGGGGCCATTCTGGGATTTAAATAAATCTCTCAAGCTTCAAAAGCCTGTGCTGGTTCCACAGATAATACTCCCTTACCCTCCCAGACCCTTGGTTTCCGTATCTACCATGTGGGAAAGAAGCCGTTACAAAATATACGGctgtgaaaatgcaaaataaataaataaataagaaagaaaaatgttaaccaTTTAAATACACTCAAAGACAGATATACCTTAAGACTTCATTACCAATTCAGTGATaaacacacattcttttcatctgaCTGtgacataaaataccaaaatatatagctaaataaatatttaggtatTAGTCATTCATTGTGGTCCTACGTAAAATTCTTagctttttgctatttttaagtaGTCACTTTGCAAAAGGCGTTGAGTTGTCTCCTAGTTACTATGGGAGCCTGCATTTCTGTGGTCAAGTAATGAAGGCCCAACTAATGCGTGGCCCAGCCAAGTTAGCGGCTGTGTCTGGCAACTGTTTTCTACACAAATATTGGTCCTGGTAGTAGGTCTGATACATTTGCCACTTGTTAGTAGTCTTGCAGCTAGAGGACAAAAGACCTCAACACGAGCAAATGAGTAGCCAAGAAGTATATTTCAGAACACACCGCAGTTCATATTACTAGGTACATGAATATTCTCGTAACATTTTAAGTAagttaaattgaatttttaaactaattttaaactttttcttacttaacttactgagaatttttgttgttgttcaataaAACTGTCAGCAACAGGTAAATGCCAGGAATAGTTGAGTGATTCTCAAAGCTATACACAGATACCTGGATTTTCTTGGCTTCTCCTCTGCTGCGTCTAGGTCCCTTTGGAGTTCTCTGCCTTGTTTTCCgcatccttctctttttcttgttctttctcttcctcgCCTGCAGCATCTTGGGCCTCTTCATCCCACTTTTCGGGCTGAGATTTAGTGACTTCTTTAGGGAACAATAATACACACATGGGGACCAGACATTCACAGAAAATGTAGCCCAATTTATAACTAGCAGTGGCATTCAGCTACTCCACCCTCAGGAGAAGCAGGATAGAGTTAAGTAAGAAAGGAATAGCTGGGCACCTTCCTACTGGTTTTCACAACAGTTCCATGGCCCTCACGTTGCTGCTGCTTGATCATTTCCACAGGGACACTGTATGTCCCTTTTTTCCAGTAAATCTCCCACCCAAAGCTGCTGATTATTTCTAGTTCTTTGGAGAAGAAGAGATCTGAATCATCGGGTCTGATCTCATTCTACGGTGTTTTGGTCAGAACTTTGTTGGGAAAATATTTGTTTACCTCAAAAGACAAATTCTATGGTGAAGCTCATTGGTTCCTCACCCCCCTGAATGCTTCAATTTTACCAAGTGCTCCTGTATCACTTCATCATTTGGGGGATCAACTTTCTACGAATCTTTACACTTTGAAAAGCCATGAACCAAAAAGCCCGCCTGCCTCCCATTTGCCtgttcttttccttctgtttcctgCGGAGCTCCCTCCTGAACCCCTATCTACCCGGCCATTCATCTGCGGGCTCGCAGATGGCATTGATGATCTCAGATGTCCTATCAAGTATAGGTTGGTAGAGGGCGGCAAGTTTTCTCAAAACCATAGATGTCGTTAGAGAATTGGGCTTCGACTCATTGGGACACATTCTGCCTTAAGTTTCAGGAGGGCCCGGACACCTGCTTCACCACCCGAGGCCCCGACCCCCCTTCACCACCCGCTTCACCAGCTGTGCCCGCACCGCGGCCCTGCCCAGAGCCCTCGGACACATGGATCCCCGCTTCCCCGCTGCTGCCGCTAGCCCCCTTACCCTCGGGGGCCACGGCCTCCTCTGAGGTCGGTTCCTCTGCGTCTGGTTCCTCTGTGAGCTTCTCCTCTGCGGCCTCCTCTGGGGGTTTCTCCTCTGCGGCCTCCTCCGCGGGCTCCCTGGCCATCTCGGCCTGGTCAGCTGGCACTGCAGGCTCTGGGACCGACGCGGCCTCCTGGACCGACGCAGCCTCCTGGATCAGGCCCAGGACCTCGCCTTCCCGGGCTGcggcccctgcacccagcctctggGACAGCAGCAGCAGGGGAGGGTTGTCCCAGAGGTTGGGCACAGCAGCGTGGCGCCCCACCATCAGGCGGCTGAGGTGACGGTTCGCTATCTGGATGTGGTCGTTGTGATAGAGGCGGCGGAGAAGGGAGTGGACCAGGTACAGGAACACGAAGCCCATGCCCGCCGCCGGGTACCGACGGGTGGCCACCGCCAAGTCGAAGTTGGCTGCCTcgttcccctcttcctcctcctcctcttcctccgtcGCGGGCTGGATGTCTGAGTCCTCCTCAGCGCTCCCGCCCCGGGGGACTGCGGCCAGGCCTGCCGCCTGctcaccctcctcctccccgAGGCCTTCCACGGGCCCTGCGACTCCGACCACCTCGGCCGCAGGCACCATGTCGCTGCTGTCGGGGCCGGAGTCGCCGCCCTCCTGGTTACCAGCTCCGGCCGCCTCGGCCTGTGCTCCCTCCTGGCTTACCGGGGCCTCCTGGTCCCCTTGGGTCGGGTGTCGGTCCCCTGTGGCAGACATGACACCAGCAGCGCCTCAACTGGGGTGGCGAGCGGGCTGAGGCGACCACGGTGAAGACGGTGACCACTGAGGTGGCTACGGCTGAGGGGAGGCGAGGAGCTGGCCGCTGAGGGAATAAgaggagtctctctctttcttgaggGAATAAGAGTCTGTCTCAGACGACACCCTAAGGTGGGAAGGGCAGGGAGCGAATCCTAGGAGCCTCCCACCAAGGCTGGCCTGAGAGGACTTAGATAAGGCGGGAAGCATTCTGGTTGGCAGGAGACAGGGGGCGGGACCGGAAGGGTCAACAAGGGGCTCTCAGCGAGCTCTAAACTCATTTGCTGAAAACTTCAGATTGACATGCTCTTTGTCCAATGAATGATTAAGGCCCTTAAGCTCTAGGACAACTCAGAATCCAGAATCCAgagcttttccttttcttttttttatttttattttttcagacggagccttgctctgttgcccaggctggagtacagtggcatgatctcagctcactgcaatccccgcctcctgggttccagtgattctcctgcctcagcctcctgagaagctgggactataggtgcacgccaccacgcccagctagtttttgtatttttagtagagacagggtttcaccttgttggccaggatggtctcgatctcctgaccttgtgatccacctgcctcggcctcccaaagtgctgggattacaggcttgagcccgtGTGCCCGGCCGAGCTCCACCTCTTCTTTGAGGCCTTAGTGTCCAGGGCTACCCTTTAGGTTCACAAAAGTCCTGCccttttaattttatgattattagCAACACTCTAGTAGTCCCATGTGGAGGCAGCCTGGAGATGGGAACTGCAAGGTGGTCACAGAGTTCACGTACTTCCACCTTGTAATGGCTCATGCCAGTAGAGATAGTgtcataaaaatgttatatagtTCATAGCTAAGCAGTAGTGAAAACCTCCCAAGAGACATAAGAATTTCACTGAGTTAACGTAGTTAAAGCTACTTAGAAAAGAATGTGCAGAGTTGAAATGGATGCAGTCATCACTGAGTGTTGAGGTGGTAAATGACAGACACTGGAAGGTGTTTAATGAATCCTGCCAAATTCCTTCAAACCtcgaaataatgaaaaaaaaaaaaggagatactCTTTTGAAAGGACCAGGTCATCTCATAAGAGCTAAGCATAAAAAACACCAAAAGtgcctgggggtggtggctcacacctgtaattcagtactttgggaggctgaggcacgcagatctcctgaggtcagtagttccagatcagcctgacctacatggtaaaaccctgtctctactaaaattacaaaaaattagctgggtgtggtggtgcgtgcctgtggtctcagctacccgggagggttaggcaggagaattgctggaacctggaaggtggaggatgcagtgagccgagatggcaccactgcactccagcctgggtgacagagcgagactcagtctcaaaaaaaaaaaattagtaatatatGCAATATTATTTTCACACTTACAGCACATATTAAATCAGACTAGCCATATTACAAGTGCTCAGTAGTCACAACACACAGCTCTAAAGATGagccccatctctctcttttcaaaaattgttttaaacttgTCATTTTACTTGATTTTTGGCTGCAGTGAAAGAATTTCAAACAGTCTTACCAAATGGCGGAAAGTAATCTCTTTCAATGAAGGTATGGTGGGCCAAAACAAAGACGTAAAGGAGAGATTTGAGTTAggattatttattgaaaaatcttCCCACGTttcagtttattcatttaaaacaaacttttatttttaacttgaacACTGTCACATACATCCATGAAAGTTAGATGTCACTGGGTATCACTTTTGATGTAACGAACTTTGTAATGATATGTGTTACAATTCCCACAGGCATctggagaaaaagataaaaacaatgaacaacagagtcttctttcttttcctcccaacTGTGGGATGAAATGAGAGATGATAAACAATAGTACAACATTAACCAGCACCAGTGACTTtctaaatagaagaaaatggcCAGCTCTGTGGATATCTGCAACATTTGTGTGCTATATCTTAAACAAGTAGAGAAGCCCATCTTTTCCTTGAGTAACTCACGAGCTTGGATATCAGGGTGCTTGTGgaactgaaggtttcagtcaaaTGATCACACCAACCTTGTCTGCCTAGCACTAGAAAAgcttgttgcttttgtttttacaggAGGGGCCATTCTGGGATTTAAATAAATCTCTCAAGCTTCAAAAGCCTGTGCTGGTTCCACAGATAATACTCCCTTACCCTCCCAGACCCTTGGTTTCCGTATCTACCATGTGGGAAAGAAGCCGTTACAAAATATACGGctgtgaaaatgcaaaataaataaataaataagaaagaaagaaagaaagaaagaaaaatgttaaccaTTTAAATACACTCAAAGACAGATATACCTTAAGACTTCATTACCAATTCAGTGATaaacacacattcttttcatctgaCTGtgacataaaataccaaaatatatagctaaataaatatttaggtatTAGTCATTCATTGTGGTCCTACTTAAAATTCTTAGCTTTTTCCTATTTATAAGTAGTCACTTTGT
The Gorilla gorilla gorilla isolate KB3781 chromosome X, NHGRI_mGorGor1-v2.1_pri, whole genome shotgun sequence genome window above contains:
- the LOC101124756 gene encoding cancer/testis antigen family 47 member B1; translation: MSATGDRHPTQGDQEAPVSQEGAQAEAAGAGNQEGGDSGPDSSDMVPAAEVVGVAGPVEGLGEEEGEQAAGLAAVPRGGSAEEDSDIQPATEEEEEEEEGNEAANFDLAVATRRYPAAGMGFVFLYLVHSLLRRLYHNDHIQIANRHLSRLMVGRHAAVPNLWDNPPLLLLSQRLGAGAAAREGEVLGLIQEAASVQEAASVPEPAVPADQAEMAREPAEEAAEEKPPEEAAEEKLTEEPDAEEPTSEEAVAPEEVTKSQPEKWDEEAQDAAGEEEKEQEKEKDAENKAENSKGT